The proteins below come from a single Vitis vinifera cultivar Pinot Noir 40024 chromosome 9, ASM3070453v1 genomic window:
- the LOC100258460 gene encoding aquaporin NIP6-1 has product MDTDHDVPSAPSTPVTPSTPGAPLFHGFKAHGTSSGNGRRSFLRSCKCFSVEQWAMEEGSLPTLSCSWPTPPLPVSLARKMGAEFIGTFMLIFGGAATGIVNQKTQGSETLLGLAASTGLAVMVIILSTGHISGAHLNPAVTIAFAALRHFPWKHVPVYIGSQLMGSLCAAFALKGIFNPVMDGGVTVPSHSGAYGQAFALEFIISFFLMFVVTAVATDTRAVGSLAGIAVGGTVMLNILIAGETTGASMNPVRTLGPAIAVNNFKAIWVYLTAPILGALCGAGVYTAVKLPEEDGNTHSLNKSMTVQSEGDQSMSSVGLQHKFRNFTRKVRQFFEEIRNNSPMDRDPASTYNT; this is encoded by the exons ATGGACACAGACCATGATGTTCCATCAGCCCCCTCAACACCTGTAACTCCATCCACACCTGGGGCTCCTCTCTTTCATGGGTTCAAGGCACACGGAACCAGTAGTGGCAATGGTAGAAGATCTTTTCTCAGGAGCTGCAAGTGCTTCAGTGTTGAACAGTGGGCCATGGAAGAAGGCAGCTTGCCTACTCTCTCTTGCTCATGGCCTACTCCACCACTTCCTGTCTCACTTGCCAGAAAG ATGGGAGCTGAGTTCATAGGCACCTTCATGCTGATTTTTGGAGGGGCAGCCACAGGAATTGTGAACCAAAAGACACAAGGCTCCGAGACCCTCCTGGGGCTGGCAGCCTCCACCGGGCTGGCGGTGATGGTCATAATACTCTCTACCGGTCACATCTCAGGCGCCCACCTCAACCCTGCTGTGACCATTGCCTTTGCTGCGCTAAGGCACTTCCCATGGAAGCACGTCCCAGTCTACATAGGATCACAATTGATGGGATCATTGTGTGCTGCATTTGCACTGAAAGGGATATTCAACCCAGTAATGGATGGAGGCGTGACGGTTCCTTCTCATTCAGGGGCGTACGGTCAGGCTTTCGCTTTGGAGTTCATCATTTCCTTCTTCCTCATGTTTGTTGTCACTGCTGTCGCCACCGACACCAGAGCA GTGGGATCGCTGGCGGGCATCGCGGTGGGAGGCACTGTCATGCTCAATATTCTCATCGCCGG GGAAACCACTGGAGCATCCATGAACCCAGTGAGAACACTGGGGCCAGCCATAGCTGTAAACAACTTCAAAGCCATATGGGTTTACCTCACTGCACCCATCCTTGGAGCTCTGTGTGGGGCAGGTGTCTACACAGCCGTGAAGCTTCCAGAGGAAGATGGTAACACTCACTCTCTCAACAAGTCCATGACGGTGCAGAGCGAAGGTGACCAGTCAATGTCATCTGTAGGCCTACAACATAAATTCAGAAACTTCACTAGAAAGGTAAGGCAGTTCTTTGAAGAGATCAGAAACAACAGCCCAATGGATCGAGATCCGGCCAGTACATACAATACATAG